The stretch of DNA TGCGGGCCCGCATGGCCCCGGTGGGGCAGGCCTCGGCACAGGGTGCCGGGGAGCAGGCCAGACAAACTTTGGCTACAAATCCGGTGGAAAGACCGCCGGAAGAGGCAATCCTGATCCCTGCGGTATTCCATGAGAGCAGCTTATGCACCAGACGTGCACAGGCAAAGGAGCAGGAATGGCATCCTATGCAACGTTCCATACGTGAAGCAGTCAATGTTTTCATATGGTCTCCCAAATTAGATAAATATCATTTACGAACATGAACATTAATTTTTAAAATTTTGATCCTAACTATAATTTTAACACAATGAACACCATACACAAACAGAATTCAAACTGCGCGGAAAACCTCAGATTAGCCTGAAAAATTTGACAGTCGCAATTTACAATTTATATTTTAAATATGAACCATAGATAAAATCGATAAAAATATCTTCTCACTTGCAACCATGAGGGGGAACTATGAGACTTAATGACTCCCAAATCCGGCAGATGGTCATGGACCTTTATCCGGAAATAGAAATGTTTAATATCGGCATGTCCACAAAGTTCAACGAAGAACAGGACACTTGGATCATAACCCTTGGAAGCGATTCAGAATCTTTATCCACTCATATGGACTCTTCGTATGTAAGCAGCTGCTTTAATGAACATAATTGTGTTTACTTCACCAACCAAATGATGAATGTAATCGACAACTACTGCTCCGAAAGCGGAACCTGCTCAATCTAAGTTTTAAAAAAAAGGACCAGCCTGAGAAGGCTGGTCCTTTTCATTTCTTTCTAAAAATCAGCTATTACTTAAGTACTTCAGCCTGTTCCAGATTACCGACACCTTTCCCTTCGTACTCCTTGCCTTTAAGGTTAGCGACCAACAACTTGGTCAGCACGCCTTTGGGTCCGAGTTCGAGAAAGTTGCGCGCACCAGCTGCATACTGGTTGGTGACAATTTCAATCCAGCGCACGGATGAAGTCATCTGAGAACTCATGATCTTCTTAATCTCTTCAGGGTTGGACTCTGCTGCTGCGGTGACGTTGAAATAAACCGGGAATACGGGAGCTTTCCAGTCCAGCTTGCCGAGGTAGGCTGCAAATTCATCAGCAGCTTCCTGAATAAGCGGACTGTGGAATGCGCCACTGACCGGAAGAGGAATAGCACGGCCTTTCTTTTCCTTGATCACAGTTCCGGCAGCCTCAATGGCAGCCTTTTCACCGCTGATTACATACTGGGCCGGGGAGTTGTAGTTGGCTACACGCAATTCTTTTCCGGTTTCAGATGCTCCGAATTCAACGGCTTCTTCAACAGCGGACTGGTCCAGCTTGAGAACAGCAGCCATGCCGTGATCCTCATTGGCAACCTGAGACATAAGCTTACCGCGCAGACTGACAGCCTTGATGGTGTCTTCCACAGAAAGAACACCGGAAGCACCCAGCGATGCGAATTCACCAAGACTGTGACCGGCAGTAGCTGCCGGCTTAAGGCTATCCTTAAGGTAGGCCCAGATGGAAAGGTTTACCACGGTCAAACCGGGCTGAAGGGCATCAGTCTTAGCCATATCAACGGCATTGCCTTCCCAGTAGATCTCACGCAAAGGCAGGCCGGACTCGGCTTCGGCAAATTTCCACATATCCATGGCAGTAGACCATTTTTCAGCAAGATCACGACCCATTCCGGGTTCCTGAGACCCCTGACCGGGAAAAAGTATAGATAAATCAGACATTTTAAATACTCCTTGAATAAACGCCGACCAAATGCCGGACACTTTTATATGATAAAAACTTGTTTATACATTTAGTTATGCGCACTCGCGCGCTGGAAGAGAGCCTATAAAAAGCAGATTTAGGAGCGTTGTTCAAGCTCAATCATTATAAATTCATTCGCGTATTTAACTGGCGTCCTTTTTGCCTGCACAAAATCTTTTTTTTTGATATTTTAATATATATCTCTAAAAATAGTGGAGATCACGCATGTATATTGAAATGGAAAAAACGGGCAGTGCTCAAGCTCTTGAAGCAGTACTAAAAAAAACCGCAAACCGTGACGGGGTAAAAGGAATCATAATCCTGACCTGTGATGAAAACGGATTCACACCGGATAATATTGATTCTTTTCTTAAAGACTGTCCTGTCCCCCTTGCCGGGGGAATCTTTCCGGGCATAATTCACCAGAAAGAAACAATGGAAACCGGCACCATTGTAATAGGGCTTTCCCAAGAACCGAAACTGTCCATAATCCGGGGAATGAGCAATCCCGATACGGACTTCATGCACCACCTTAATAATATTTTCAAAACAGATGATATTTCTGAAACCATCTTTGTTTTAACTGACGGCTTTGCCAGCCGGATTTCCTCATTCATAAATGCCATGTTCATAAACATCGGACTTGAGCGAAATATTATCGGAGGCGGAACCGGATCACTCAGTCTTAAAAAACGCCCCTGCATTCTCAGTAATGAAGGATTACTGGAGGATGCATCCATAATTGTCCAGCTGAATACGCAAAGCACAGTACACATCAGCCACGGCTGGTACCCCATAAAAGGACCGTTTAAAGTAACTGAAGCAGATCGCAATGTAATTAAAACCATCAACTGGATGCCTGCCATTAATATTTATAGAGAAGTCATCCGTGAACATTCCGGGCAATACATAACCCAAGAGAACTTCTCCCGCATTGCCATGTCATATCCCTTTGGAATTTCCAGAATGTGCAACGAACCCATTATCCGGGACCCGGTAATGGTCGATGAAACAGGTGCGCTGACCTGTGTTGGTGAAATATTGGAAGGGGCATTTGTAAACATAATGCACGGCAGCTCAGATTCACTAATTAAAGCGTCAAGCAAACTATCCACATGTGCCACGGAATTCAGCCTCGGAAAAAACTCTACAGGGTTGATAATTGACTGCATATCAAGGGCCTTATTCCTCAAAGACAGATTCAAACATGAATTGGACGCTGTTCATCTTCCGGATATCCCTCTGGTGGGCTTTCTTTCATTCGGGGAAATAGCCACCCAAACAAAACAATCTCTCGAATTTCACAACAAGACCACTGTATTATCCATTCTGGAGGAATTGTGAGTATTAGAATTCAGGAGCAACTGCTTTACGAAATCGCCATGTCTATTGGTAAAAGCATGGACCTTGAAGAGATGCTGGTAACAGCACTTTCAACATACCTTCGTAATTCATGCTGTATGAGCGCAAGGGTCGTTCTTCAAGACAAAGAAGCTCTAAACTTCAGCAAAGTATTCT from Marinifilum sp. JC120 encodes:
- a CDS encoding 4Fe-4S dicluster domain-containing protein, with the translated sequence MKTLTASRMERCIGCHSCSFACARLVHKLLSWNTAGIRIASSGGLSTGFVAKVCLACSPAPCAEACPTGAMRARKKGGGVIHKKDICIRCGKCAEACPVDAIYLDLKDRPYVCIHCGRCVEYCPHECLEMVESDQRRDS
- a CDS encoding ACP S-malonyltransferase, encoding MSDLSILFPGQGSQEPGMGRDLAEKWSTAMDMWKFAEAESGLPLREIYWEGNAVDMAKTDALQPGLTVVNLSIWAYLKDSLKPAATAGHSLGEFASLGASGVLSVEDTIKAVSLRGKLMSQVANEDHGMAAVLKLDQSAVEEAVEFGASETGKELRVANYNSPAQYVISGEKAAIEAAGTVIKEKKGRAIPLPVSGAFHSPLIQEAADEFAAYLGKLDWKAPVFPVYFNVTAAAESNPEEIKKIMSSQMTSSVRWIEIVTNQYAAGARNFLELGPKGVLTKLLVANLKGKEYEGKGVGNLEQAEVLK
- a CDS encoding histidine kinase; the protein is MYIEMEKTGSAQALEAVLKKTANRDGVKGIIILTCDENGFTPDNIDSFLKDCPVPLAGGIFPGIIHQKETMETGTIVIGLSQEPKLSIIRGMSNPDTDFMHHLNNIFKTDDISETIFVLTDGFASRISSFINAMFINIGLERNIIGGGTGSLSLKKRPCILSNEGLLEDASIIVQLNTQSTVHISHGWYPIKGPFKVTEADRNVIKTINWMPAINIYREVIREHSGQYITQENFSRIAMSYPFGISRMCNEPIIRDPVMVDETGALTCVGEILEGAFVNIMHGSSDSLIKASSKLSTCATEFSLGKNSTGLIIDCISRALFLKDRFKHELDAVHLPDIPLVGFLSFGEIATQTKQSLEFHNKTTVLSILEEL